From Stegostoma tigrinum isolate sSteTig4 chromosome 1, sSteTig4.hap1, whole genome shotgun sequence:
ATCTATTGACCGCCTCTGTCTTCACCTCACAACAACCATGAAATTTCCTTTTCTGACAATAATTCAATGGCCTCTTGATATCTTGGTTGTACCTGCCTCCTCAAAGCTTCAAGTTGTTGGTCATCTTGCAGTTTGAATTAAGGAAGGTACTTGCTGCGTCAAAGCTATTGAAAATTTCCTAAATGTGGATACTAGGGACAAACGTTAACTAAAATGGTGTCATCTCATTTTAGTATACTAGGAATGATGTAGATTTTCAAGTGTCAACATGATGTGCAATTATGATTACGAAGTATCAATGTAGGCTCAAAACAGTTTCAGTTGTTAGAACAGACTTTGTTTTCAGACACATTCCCTTTGTCTAAAttcattttaatttgaaattatAACAAATTTAGTAACCATAAAACACAGGTAATTCCTTGGCAGTAAagaacttaaacattgctaaaaggagacaAGAAATTGAAGATTTCTGTCAGAAATTCACCACATTCATTGAAACTAGGACACAAAGAACagacttgggaaaaaaaaaacaccattttaatACAAATGAGAAAAGAGTTAGGCCATTATGGCATGGAGATGCAGTGAGAATATCAATGGGAGATACACTTCAGAGGCTTACTCAGACTAGTTACACTGGAGACCAATGCAGGAAAAAGGAATTTGTACATACATTGCTCCCCTTTCATAAAAGGGGCCAATCTGTTTCATCTCCAAACTAACACCCAAACCAATCAGAAGCTAGAGTGCCTAGTCTAAGAATTAAGATTTACAGTAAACCGTTCTTGCTGCACCTCTGTGCCAAATGTGGCACAATCAACATTCTCTTCTCATGCTGTATATAATTGTGTCACTTTTCTCCCCAAGTCTATTTGTTGCATCCTACGCCTGATTAGTAGGAGACAAAAAGCTTTAACTTCCTTCTCTTTTTAGCAATATACAAGCAAGGATGTTCATTCTGTTAAGAGATCAACTGTACATAAATTACGACACTTATTTTCCTATTTGGCACATTGATGGCTGATGCTATAACAATTCTTCACCTATTTTCAACAAACCAGCACAACCAAACTGAGTGTCTTTAATTATAAATAATAAAACTTTATCTCATTCTAACCTTCAATCACAATATGTTTGCACTGCAGTTAATTTAAACAGCTACAGTCTTGTGAACCATTGATCACGTTACAACAGAAACTGTGATgaaacacaaatttaaaaaacTCTAGCTGTttaaatcagagaaaaaaaactatATCCTAAAACATTATACACAGCATATTGCTGATACACAAGTAGTTTCACAAAAGTGTTGGTCAGTAGTTAGTTCATGAAAATACATCCAGCTCAGTGTGGTAAGCTTAAACAAGAAATCACAATTTACATAGGCAGTTATACATCAATTGCAATTCCATGGGACATGGACATTGTTTCTCTAGTACCTGTGACATACATAAGAACAGAGCAAAGGTGAGGGAATGAAGCTGTAATTGCTATGTAGGTCCAATATGGCACAGGGGCTGTATTTCCAAAGGGGCAGAACCAAAGTCCATGTCGAACACCATCACGGACATGATGAGAAACCCAAGAAATGGTCACCATCCATGGCAGAAAACACCAAGAATCTTTAAGTCTAAATAACCACATAGCAAGTTTCATTGAAAAAGCCACTACGGCTATCACTGTAGAACAGTGCAGTGCAGGCCTCTGTGGCAGATGCAACGCAGCCTAGAAGAGAGAAATGCagttattcacagtattccattcCCAAATAttggcatgaaaatgttgcctttaaaataagcGAATTGTTTTTAAGCAGCTCACTAGGTTTCATCAATGGAAACTCTAGAAAAATTACAAGATCTCATTCTTCATAAATCCACATCATGTTGGAAAACTGTTTAGATAAAACTCAAAAACACCGATTTCAATTTTGATGCACCTTCAAAATGATGCACAATACATATAATGCACAACTCAAATTAGGTGGAAcaaatcattttttttgtttgttcttggAAAGTCAGCCTGTTGGCAAGTTTGTTAAATATTGTTAatccttaattggcaacttgaTACTAGGAggcttgctaggccacttcagaaATCAGTTAAGATTAAAAGTATGTTGGTGTAAGAcaggagtcacatctaggccacaGTGGGTGAAGATGGCAAGTTCTCTTTCCCAGAACTGACCTGTTGTTGTATGATCAACCAACAGTGTTATGATCGTTGGAAGAGAGGGTGAGCAGAACAAATAGCAAAATTTTTACCATTAGCTATCCACCATCCCACATCTCCGAAAAACTAGTGCTCGAGATGTGGATGTCCCTGAACCAGCCAACATTCACTGTTTATCTCTAATTACCCAAAGGGTAAttaaagagtcaatcacattcccAGGCCTAAAATCACATGTAGATCATCCTTCCTTATAGTAGAACAGTTAAGTTTTCaaaacaatcaacagtggttaggGTCATCATTATGCTAGCCTTCATTTCAGACTTTattggaatttaaatttcacaatctgccatgATGGCATTCAAACCCGTGTCACCAAAACATTAGCTGGCGGTTTTGGATTAGTATTCCAGTGACACTGCCACGGTGCCActgtctcccctcaaccttttgATTTACAAGCAGTTACATGATCGGATTTCCACACTTCTCCTCCACAAAATTTCCAATGTGACTTTCTCATTTCAAATGGACATTAAGTACAACATAGCCAGACAGTGGTACAGATCCAAAAGCTCTCCAGAATCTCAATATCAAACGAGACATGTGTGATTAGCACCCTAGTTGCCTCCTTAAAGACTCTCACCTTTCACAACTGAAAGTGGTGGTTGTGTATACCATTAGgaagatacactgcagtaactcaccaaagcttCTTAGACAACATGCACCAAAATCcccaacctctaccacctagaagggaGATGCGCCAACACTTGCAAGTTACCCTCAAAGCCACACTCTACCCTTTTTGGAACTATGTTGCTGTTGCTTCACGATTATTAGATAAAGGTCCTTTTCGAAGAGTATGATAGGCATACCTTCATCACATACACTGCAATTGttcatcaccacattctcaaatTAGATACGGGCAACAAATCCTGGTCTTGGCAGGGTATTCACATCCCAAGATATAAAAACTACCCTTAAGGTCTGGTCTATAACGTTCAGCTACTCATTTGATTAATTTTCTGGGGGACTGAAAAGACCACTTaaacagaaatattttctttcattaaaaaaTATAATGGAAAAATCTCAAAGGCCTAAAAAtctattaattttgttttcagtttataaATTAGAGGAACATTCATAGATGATATTATGGTACTGTGTTTATGTTACTTTTGCTGATTGAAATGATGACTCTCGTTTTACATAAAAATCTTAGAACACCTATCCTTGATTAAAAATTTCTGCAGTTGTGCAATAATCTAAACTTTCCAATGCAGAAGTAACAAGAATCAAATGTATATGTTCTTACCTTGAGAGACATGGATCCAGCTGCAAGGAAGTGATCAACATCAACGACAGAAGACAGAAATCCAGCTAGAAGCACTTCATAAAAATCACTCTTCTTTCTCAATCCAACCACAATGGCCCAAGACCACAGTCCAATAACACCATGCACTGCATTGTCTGAAAGAGCCCTAAGCCAGTAATTGTTCTGTATTAAAGAAAATTGTAAACACTGATCTGATATGAAGCAGAAAATTCCTAGGCCTACGCTCGAGATGACCGATGCTGTACTGAATGTTTTAAGTAGAGCTCGTGCATTTTCTGTCTCCGTTGCCATTGTAATTGTGGACTGTTTTGACGTGAACATTGTACAATGCAAATATCATCCATGGTATATTACATCAGCATTCCTCATTCTGGAGcaagaaaaaaatatatttgttACTAGAGCGTATTTTGCTACTGTTAGTTTCTAAGTTTACAACAGCAGGGAAAGCAGCTTCATGGTATCGGTACAGCGATGTCTGAAAATGTTCGAAATGTGCACAAACCTGACAGGATCGTTTCTGCAAATGCATAATGGCAGGAACTAGCCACCTACGTCTGCGACAcgacccatgccctccacctctccaaaacttccgatttcctggtccaacacctcatctttaccatggacatctagtccctatacacctgcattccccatgcaggtggcctaaaGGCCCACCGCTTCTT
This genomic window contains:
- the tmem267 gene encoding transmembrane protein 267, which produces MFTSKQSTITMATETENARALLKTFSTASVISSVGLGIFCFISDQCLQFSLIQNNYWLRALSDNAVHGVIGLWSWAIVVGLRKKSDFYEVLLAGFLSSVVDVDHFLAAGSMSLKAALHLPQRPALHCSTVIAVVAFSMKLAMWLFRLKDSWCFLPWMVTISWVSHHVRDGVRHGLWFCPFGNTAPVPYWTYIAITASFPHLCSVLMYVTGTRETMSMSHGIAIDV